The nucleotide sequence tgtactgactcgcatattgacggttggcatcgttgattgacaagaagccctcatgcatgtagtatgggtccgcgaccgcaagactggtgacttgctctctcctgacgatgtagttcatgtgcagcacatacaggcggacaaacgtaaaatcgagtgtccttATTTGAAACATCTGTAAGATGTAAAaaaacctcaggaagaagaggtctgcggggcatgtgtggacgtacatcttgcaactgctcggcacatgaaccgtataaagtgggcatcctggatcatccgaggtgaggaggcttctctctgtcgaaagcacatggtcatggagtctcctgacATCCCCTGTTACtgcagctagtgcattcgccggtaccattggctctctTGCGACATGGATTAACGGTGCATGTTTCATCAGTACActgtcaaccttggtcgaaggcaaCTGGCTGCTAGgaccaacattgccagctttattggattttcaCGCCGTCGATCtgttcctctgcttcttcttggtgggctgaggtgctggtgggtgtgtcagaccctccctgagcaccacccctagtgttgccgggctcaacattggacgactctggctaattagttgagcttgggtggaactggcatctggaggcgtgtcctgcgaggattgcatgaacaaatacttcttgcactcccgaggacgttccggctctagtacatgcatctcatattcatatggttgactcaatGTTACTTTGTTGTCATAACCGGTATTGATATACTGGAGAGGGTCCTCGGCCTCCTCCCTGTCATCAtccatatcctcttccatggggcagatggcatcatctgccagaacggttggccctccttcctcgtgtctctcgatctcagcaagcagcacagatgatggttgtacttgtgtagggggggttgtggtcataccttcctgaggtcccgttggtgtgctcccggccacctcgacacgaagaagatttttcagccacaggatcggccaatttttgcattggccaagctgcatgggggtctcgtcatcctctccatcggttttTATCAGACGAGGGAAACCCTCatagcccgctttcacactcgacacggagacccttaaggcgttatcaggcatctgccAACGGTGGAACAATCTATCCTtgggcttcactatagtacccttccccacatccaccaacccacccttcatgtggtaaaggagggtgcacggagtggagtcggcctacaaagatATATATGTGTggcgtcagagatccaaaaagaacaacaactgaagattaattaattagttgagttgatgaaggtgcgacgtGTATTTATCATGAGGGCttcgagctcagccaatgtcgacaGCCTGcaagccagagacggagctagggctgctgtgacaactgggtgcaggagcaggtgctggaggaggtgcgggtgcggttgccatactaggtacgggtatgggtccggtgttcattgagttgctcccggtgaagctgggcatgggaaaatcacttgATGGCGCGTTTGGATTTTGTTGCGCCCATGTGACCACagttggaatcaagcttgtaaaggcagccaCCATATCATCTCTACAGGCACCTACCGTTTCCCGgattatctcagctttggtctcagcttttgctttctccatcgcctGCACCACCTTCTCGTCGATcgtcacttgactgaacttctttctctgtcttttggcctcggggtccttgctattatattacttccacgtggcgccattcccggcgccatgcacacgtccatattgcggttgttggccgggcgggtgtcccatcattatgttcatggcccagttgaaaggagtgtcccacttgtacttcgccgATGACTGAGTCGACTGAGTCCTCCTTCGCCGACTACTGAGTCGACTGAGTCCTCCTTATCCCACATGTGGGGCGGGTGTCCCATCATATTGCtttctcatgaatttcctagtcggcccgtcgGTGACAAAAATCTTTTTGttggggtcccacgagaatcgggccctgatgaagtcgtgcttCTGCTGGTCagtgaactcagccaatgggtctaGGATCCCCTGATGTTCatgttctgcgtcctccttagcccacacgggcctctttcctGTGTAACCGCGACTTCCAAGACGGTGGTTtcccatgttctttgcctgcagctgcttgcctctctccgacctggccttggcagcttcttcattgcaagtctccttgaacttttcaaagtcctctatcatAATTTCcggattgtctgcaacaatctcggtgtaggtttcatggtctacttgaatcgcatttttcacccttgttttccaagTGCTCAATGCGTagctgaacttccctagggctttgttgttgattttttttttcatggcatcatcatccccATGGGTCGACATCATCTTTCTGACTGGAGaacaggaatcttgcgtgcaacctagttaggaACAGATTCTTCAAATGTTTATTCTTccgtatttttgtggtgttgatgttagcggtatcccgtaggatgcatgctagtaGTTCCCGTAACATGCTGCCACTTCCCGCGGCTCTATTGGCTTGAACTCGCCAGGGTGCACTGCCGTGACCACGAGTCTTCTGGTGCCGAGCTCATTTGGGTGTTGTgtcctctttttcttctttccctcACTAGCTTGGGAGGCCCTACCTTCCGGGCTGTAGTTAGCAACATCATGAgcgccagtctcagtgccggtgtcgtttgtggcatcagtgtcggcgccGGCACCACCACCGTCGTCCTTCGGCATGACAAGGGGGTCCTGTCACCCAGCTTGCtctctctcctgatccgccagaaagtcgaggtaggcgtgtgctcgacctaattggggctgagaacctccggcctcatcggtgtcggtcatgtttcctagggttcaatgtcgtagtcgttTAATTATCGGGTTTTAcgtaataaagtgaataatgacaaaaaatgtgacctttGTTTTGCTggaaatgtcgtttcattcccgtcgcgacaaatctcgagcactcgatatgtccaactttctagcacaagtcatgccgaaattcacggaaaattttggcatgaccttttctagaaagtgcacatatagagcgcctaaaatttgccggaatggaaatgaatcaacatttccggcaaaacataggtcactcgcaATCGGTTTCCCTGCAAATGACAATAAGCACTATGTGCTGAAGTAGCATTTCACTACCATCTGCACTACCAATTTACCATAGCAAAAGTGGTACTTTTCATCACACCATATGCCACTACTGGCACACCATACATTCCAGTAAAATAACACACAGATTTATATTCGCACTATGGGCTATCTAACCTTCAAACTGGCACTGGTGCAATCTTTCATATTGGTAGAAACACTAGTATGATCTTATGCATGATCTTGCTGATACCGTAAGCGGAAATGATTGTTGCTTTCTGCAGCGATCGATAGATGCTAGTTGAATACATCATGAGGTTCAACATAGCTTGGAAAAGTCTTGTAGTCTAGACATGGATGCACAACTCTGCACTGCTAGAACATctccatatgaatatgagatttaaACACTAGTGTTTGTTAGCTCATGATAAATGCAGAAATTGCTAAACACTAGCATATGACTAAGAATACATGCAAATGCACAATACCAGTAGAACAAATGGGACTGCTATGCTATCAAATTAGCTACCTATTTTGAGGATCAAGAAGAGGGAGGGGGTGGCTCACCGCGCATCGGGGTCGCCGGGGCTGAGGGGGTCGTCGTCGGGGTTGAGGACGTCAGCTTCGTTGTAGAGGTCGCCGGGGCTGAGGGGGTCGGGGTCGTTCTGCAAAAATCGAAATCCGAAGTTTGAGAAAGATTATAACAAGTTGAGCCAGATTCAGCATTATGTATATACTATTAAATAGATGAAAATAACCAAAGTGTAGCACTCTTTGCAAAATCTAAAACTTCAGTGGTAGAAAAATGCAAAATTGATCACTGCATATTTTCTGTTCCAAATTTGCTGCAAACATGCCACTTTCCAAGATATTTTTTGAGCATTGTTTTTTGCAATGATGCTAGCTACTCCATTTTCAGTGGCATATTCAGTGGCATCTACTACTCCATTTTATGAATTTTTAAAAATCCTCATTTTCATTTTCGTTTACTTTTTTTTCCTCATGAACTACAAATGGATATCAACTACAAATTTAAAAAACTTCAATGGACAACAACATAAGCTAACGAATGCTACTGCTCATGAACTCAATTTGGACACCCTACATAGAAAAAGTTGGCCCTAACTAAAGAACAACAGGAAAGGAGGGGGTGGCTCACCGCGCGTCGGGGGCAGGGTCGCCGGGGCTGAGGGGGTGGCGTCGGGGTCACGGCTCGCCGGGGCTGAGGGGGTGGCATCGGGGTCGCCGAGGCAGAGGtggtccttctcctcctcgtcgatctGCAGAGAGACCAAATTttttgtcagagagagagagagagagaacgtaCGGTGGAGGGGCAGCATGGGGGGAGGGGCTGGGCCAGGGGTGCACCTAGGGCAAGGGGCAGCATGGGGGAAGGGAGCGTGGGGGTGGCCAGTGGCCGGCGTCTGGGTCGAGTGCGGCGCGCGTCGACGACGGCGTGGGCAGGTGCGGGCGTCGGCGGTGGCATGGGCGGGtgcgggcgtcggcggtggcgtgGGCCAGTACGGGTGTCGGCGGCGGTGGGCgggtgcgggcgtcggcggcgtgggcgggtgcgagagaaaggggatcgagccagagagtgagagagaggaaagagATCGAGCGTGGGTGTGGGCGGGTGTTGTAGGCAACTTACCTATAGCGAGTGTTgtcaaaacgcgctatagctaagttagctatagcgctgcctagccaaaacgcgctactgctaactatttttttctttttttctttttcttgttattCTTATATTCCTTAGCTATAGCACTGCCtaggccaaaacgcgctactgctaactctttttttctttttttccttagctatagcgctgcccatgccaaaacgcgctactgctaactttttttctttttttctttttctttttcttattccacaaacttccttcctttttattttatttttatttctctttttatttatgttattctttttctttttctttttcttttgcacttttctttttctttttctttttcatattccactaacttccttcctttctttttttatttttcttgcatttcattttcaacaacttattagttcctttttctttttctttcatttcattttgcaaaacttcctttctttttctttttcttttttttcatttgcacttttctttttcttatctttcttttGCATTTTCCTTCCTTAAATTTGGTATGTCGTTGgagcaataccactgttaccctccgaatgataattagtataatatatattacatcatttgaccgctatcggcggtatacaaaatagctagacacacacaaactttgtggattagtttgtcagcttgggcgacaACGACGCTttagactgatcttcttccctcttttgttcgttgtcgaataattgagcccatggtcgtgacttttctTTCTCCACGGATTACGATCTTTCATAGGTAATGTAGTCtacattcttcttttgacgtatgtttcatcgtcatcaacatcatcttccctcatcggatccactacaagaaatatgtcaacttgtgaccaccactattggtcactgaaaggtcatggtttttcatttgcgacctttttgtgaccaaaaacagaaggtcaaaagctggcggtcgtaaactgactatagcgacctttcttctggaatggtcgaagacgtttatgaccaaaatatgtccactgtagcgttttggtcactagcaacctccccaggccatgtaggcatcctgcgtggcaagctgatgtggcacaagattcagcccggtccaattcggttttctacatgggcctagcccaacaattcggccttttagtgtattttttcctatgaattttttgtcagcttaatggaccaagcccaacattgcaacCTATTTATTTTGGGGCCATGTCCTTTTTGTCTCAacaatttcattttttttctttttttctaaattgggttcactagtcaggtgggtccccattgtcaggttctagtactgggtcctagctgtcaaggcaatattcttcattttttttatttcatgcaaataaatacctggtatttaaattggcacacagAAAACACATGAAATACTTCAAATGTTATCAACCATCAAAGTGCTAGATCATATAACACACATACAATGTGATCAGCATCAAGTTTACAATCATATAAGAAGCTCCACAAGTGTACAATGAAGGATGACACATACAATCAGCATTACAACCTGAATTAGCATTACAACAAGTTCACAAATCAGCGTTATACTGCTCCTAGATCCATCATGCATTGCTTCTTCCAACTTCTTCATGCTGGAGCTCACGACGAAACATGAATAGAGGCGACCATCTGCATGTTATAAAACAAAATGGTCAagaacaaaataaattccaacatGTTAACCTTTTGGCATAAATAACAATAGAACAATCAAAACGAGGCATAGTTAATAGTGAATACTAGTGAGGACAACATCATAAAGATTAAAAATGGGGATGCCACAACTAGAAGGAGCAAGCTATTTTGTATTTGAGAAACGAAAAAAAAGTGCATCAAGTATTTTTCAGAAGGTAATTGAACTTATGTGCATGCATTTAGACAAAAACAAGAGCTTGCACTGTATACATTAATTAGAACAGGATCGCAAGACACCTACACAAGCTAGAAGGACTCTTTCAATTTATTTTTTTAAAAGACATTTCAAACTTTTAACAGGCGTAATCTTGAGTTTGACAAGTACACATTAATCTTAGCATAGCATCACTAGCTTTGTTGTTGTTTGCATATTATACGGGTAGTTGTCCGCCTAAACAAACACAAATGTGCAATGCTTGAGATACAGGTATGCAGGAACAGCACGCAATGCAATGATAGTCTGAGAGCACATAATATCTCTCGAAGTGATACGTCAACAATAGGTTGTGTATATGTACAACAGTAAATAATACGTACAACAATATCTGGAACACAGGTAGGAACTAGTATGGTTGCTTCCTGTTCATGAATGACAATCATTTGTGTGCGTACATCAAAAAGAAAACATCAGGACTCAATTCAATTCGTCTTACCCATATATAGCAACCAACAGACATCTAATATCATTGTATTAGCGCAAAAGAGAAGTCCAGAATTCCCAAAAGGTTGCATTCTCACAAAATTTCAGATTCGCCTAAGTGAGAATAATAGATGTCACCTGCACCTCGAGTCTTTACCCGCGAAGTGCTACAGGAAGCGTGCCTCCACCTCGTCCGACAGCTGAAGAACCTGCTCAAAATTCCATGGCATATACAAATATCAATTCATTCTGTTTGTGTCTTGTAGGTATGAAACTTTTGTAAGAATTTGTAAGATGACATTACTTTGTCCGACGTGCTGAACGACGACCTCTGCACCTTCTGCGAGAAAAGGTCCGTTGCTCGCTGTTGCTCCGACACCTGAGAGAGCATTTACGTGTCAGTTGCGCACAGCAAATTACACATCAGTTTAATCATATGCATCAATTTTGTTACATGCTTTTCTTCAGAGTTGGGCTAGTCTGTTGCTACTACTGCAGTACTATCAGTGCACATCACCGTAGTCTACATCTGCAGTTGCCCATTCACTAGAACCACATAGATCACTAGCTGTGCTATTTGATATTAGTTGATAGTATTCCTTAATAATCATAACAAAAAACACATCTAATATCAAGTAGCATGGATGCACTAAACCCCACCTCCAACCAGCTTGACCCTAAGCAGCAACTCAATCTCAAGCCTACATAGTACATGCATTGAGAAGTTCAACGAATATGTAAATGTGTTCATGTACTGTACTGGATAGCAATTAGCAGACAACTGAAGCCTGGTTATTATGTTACTTAGCCTGCTTATCATTCATTTATTTGTACAAGCTGGGATTCATCTTCTACGCACTAGGTAGCTCTCAGCTCTCTAGCAAACAACGAAATGTACTGTACTAGGTAGAAATTAGCAATCTGGTCCACCTCAATCTTACCTCCGGCTCTGTGTATAGCTGCTCAGCTCTTAGCTGCTGGCCTTCTATGTTGCACGTCTCTAGTCCCCAGTGCCAGGGTGCACACTTGCACACTGCCGTCCGCCGAGGAGACTGCTGCCGCTGGCCGTGGCGATTGGGCGTGGTGGCCGGCACCGGCGCAGAAGCAGCAGGGCGCAGGCACGCAGCCATTGGCAGCCTGCTGGGGAAGGATGCAGCGTCCATCGAGAAGTAGGACGCGGAGTTAACATGGCCAGTCAGGATGCTGATGAACTGCTGGTTATTGTTAGGCACATTGATCTGCATACAGAACATCATATCATGAACGACATCAACTCATCAAGCGACATTGCTGCAATTACAAAAAAGAGGAGTTGCAATCACGGATCTAAACTCGAAATGCCGGGAGGGAGGAAGATAGGGGGCGCTGTGAGGAGGAGTGGAGGGACTGACCTCATTGTCCTCTACTAGGTTGTTTAATTCTCGCATTGCCTAGTGTAAGCAGTTTGCACAGCAATAGACACCAATGCCATGACTCACAGAGAGACCAACTCCATCGAGTTGAAGAGCTCCGGCGGGATCTCGGTCAGATTCCAGAATCCAGTGACGTTCCTGCATGATCAAGGTCAATTGAACAGCCGCTAGTAAGATGACTTGATAGATACACACGTGTAGGGAATCTGCCAAAATCGAGGCCAATTGAACTACCAAAACAtcctatatttaggaacagagggatcAATATCAATATCTGCACATGGCTACAGCTTATAAAATATGCAGAATGACTACAAGAATTGTTCGTGGAACACCTTGTGGAGCAGCTAAATTTTCAACAGTCAACTAGCCAAATATTTGGGAATTTGAACTTCGATTGAATTGCATATGACATCAAAGTAAATAGCAGAGGCAAGCTGTGGACCATAGAAGGTTTAGAGAAGGTGAATTTTCAGTGTGTGCAGTCACACGTCATCTGACATTGAATGGAGAACTAGATCATCAtaacattattgtgcaattggcATCACAGAGGAATTATTCGGCACCATATAAGTATCACCACATGTTAAGACGACATATGCAAGTGGAGGAGCACTGCAACTCAGTGGAGGCTCATGGCACTACAATTTACTTCCCGTCAGAAGTCTAGTAGGCAAATGAATATTCAGTATGAAACTCTGAATCAGTTCTCTAGAAATGCAGACATTCAGGGACTCAGCTACGATGGCACACGTAAAAAATTCCTCCATGAGATTTGAGAGTGGAGAGGAGGAAGGGAAGGCGCACATATATAGTACCTGATTTTGTCATGCCGACGCCCTGTCGATGATGGAGAGCGTCTTGTTGGGCTTATCGGGGATGAGGCGGATGAAGAGCTCCGGCTGGCGTCGAGCTTGCTCTTGTCCGTCAGGCTCTGGAGCCGGATCTTGTCAAGCGCCTGCAAGCAAAGAAGAGCAGCATTCGCGTGTGAGCAAATCGAGCCACCAATCAATCATCTCTGACTCTGACAACGAACGAACAAACAAGGCAGAGAGAGAAGCAGAGGAAAaagaggaaggaaggaaggaaggaaggaagagggacTACATCTGACGAGTTGGAGATGAGCTCGCGGAGGAAGATCTCCTTGTTGGAGTAGAAGGTGTTGTTGATGAGCGAGAGCCGCCGCCCATCTGCACGTTCGTCGCCATGGCCTTCCGCTGCTGCTACTTGTCGAAGGAAACTTTGGGGAAGATGGGTGGATGGATGGGCTCCGCCACGCCCGCGACCTACGCCGTCGACCTACGCCGCGCGCTCCACCGCGGCCTCGGTGTCCGCGTAGTAGAGGAAGCAGAAGCCGGCGTTGCGCTCAGGATCGTCGTGGGCGCGCACGAGCTCCACCTTGTCGAGCTTGGCCATGAGCCCAACTACCCCATCCCCCACGACGACATGGTCAAGTCGAGCGAAGGTGGAGGGCCTGGTGGAGAAGGGAGCGAGGGGCTCGGGCTGGCGGAGGGCCTGGTGGAGGGTGGGGCGTCGTAAGGAGAAGACGACAGGGAGGAAGGGGACGGGATCGAGAGGAGCGGGTGGGGAAGGGAGGGGGTCGGAGTGGCGATGCTCCGCCAGATGCCGACTGGAGCAGGAGCATCGGGGTCGATGGAGAGCAGCAGGAGCCGAGGTTGTGTGTGCGCGGGCAGTAGAGAGGCTCGCCGGTGGCTCACCGAGGGAGAGATCTAGGAGGGGGtggggagggaggtggcggcgcgatctggaaggcgaggaggagcgggtggTGGCGTGCGGGCGCTGGCTGTGGGATCGGCTAAATTGGGGTGGCGGCTGCGAGGAGTGCATCTGAatcgggagagagaggggagaggagtGGAGTTAGGGTTTGGGTGCGGCGGCGAGAGAGGGGACGAGGGAGGAGTGGAGTTAGGGTTTGGGTGCGGCGGCGAGAGAGTgggtagatggatggatggatgtggaatggagagatggatggatggatgtgcgcCACGTCATTGATCCGTGGGACGAGTTGTGATTGGTTCGGAAAATCAGTGATTTAAAATAGTTTTCAAGTACTCaaaatagagggattttgtgaagcagctatcaaaaatattttctagaagggcaccacacaaattttcactagagttgGATCGCATTTTATGGATGAGGACCAATTTGCATGCATTTCCGACATTTCTAGCTATTTTTCattatttttcgagtgcccaaaatgagttttttttaaggacctacaatatatttgttgcaaaattggaccaaatcaattttctaaaataatatgacatatttaatgcataattgactaaatggttgggtgtcaacAGTTTTTATCCAccactcgtgaaaaagacaaattttcgttgattcagctggaagcgggtcaaatttgaactgtagctacctcgaagtttgctctttattttttccaaaaatcatttctaggtacataagtatctatttaatcagagaaacaccaaaaaaattccaagattcaaccactagctaggaacggtcattcccgctgttttcaccgcattttgaaacaggcataaaaaattcaaaaaaatcaaaaaattggaaaaccttcgcattgcgtcattgtatgtgaccaagttaccaggaaaaattataaacttgtaatacggtaattattttaaaaaagtgttcatggaaacgagctatcaagtgtgaagattcatggctttcaagccaaatgatcaatcttatggccacattcatggcatagtttgttcaattgatctcatattgtgcacaagggtgcatcttggaattccaaacaatgttgcctaaggaagttttcattttctttgcacggaaaattcatttttcattttccaagtgcccaaaaggaggtttttttgtgaaggaactaccaaataattgttgcaaaaatgaactaaatcaattttataaaataataggccatatataatgcacaattgacaaaatggttgggtgaaaaaagttttgatccaccttcagtgaaaaagacaaattgccgtcgatttagttggaaatgggtcaaatttgaactgtagctgcctcatagtttgctctttattttatccaaaaatcatttctaggtacataagtatctatttaatcatagaaacactaaaaaaatccaagattcaaccactagctaggaacggtcaagcccgtcgttttgaccgcattttgaaacgggcataaaaaattcgaaaaaaaatcaaaaaattggaaatccttggcattgtgtcattatatgtgaccaagtttccagaaaaaaataataaacttataatacggtaattattttaaaaagtgttctcagaaatgagctatcatgcgtgaagattcatggctttcaagccaaatgatcaatcttatggccacattcatggcatagtttgttcaaatgatctcatattgtgcacaagggtacaacttggaattccaaacaatgttgcctaaggaagttttcattttctttgcacagaaaattcatttttcattttccaagtgcccaaaagcaggtttttttgtgaaggaactaccaaataattgttgcaaaaatggaccaaatcaattttataaaatactaggccatatataatgcacaattgacaaaatggttgggtgaatttgtttttgatccacctctggtgaaaaagacaaattgtcgtcgattcagttggaaacgggtcaaatttgaactgcatctgcctcatagtttgctctttatttttttcaaaaataatttctaggtaaataagtatctatttaatcagaaatacatggtttgatggcgagacatcaaggtttggacggtggccgagggccccaactctagagcgcgtaagctcgcatgcccgccgcatggtcaccgcgtgatcgtggcgttgccatgtgttctgggcggcctaggcatgtctagtgggttgggcactccccaggtaggtgctaggaagaaaatcacaacataagattctcatgaggagaccgatcgatgctcaaacatgaataagcagccaagtgtttggtttgcggtacgggaaatgcacatggctaatgggggtgagttttggctgaggatgatcagttactaagaagaccgtcttcacaaattttcacctcaaaaggaggatcctaggtggtacttgctttacaaagtaccacactggacataaatacgaatgttgaagctgggctcaaaataatgaatggattgagctggcatttggtggaggatggttatttgggcataggaaagcattgtagaaaatatataccatttggacatgcccaagtggtacttccttcacaaagtgctgctctgaacagaataggaaaatgaatattttcgaattatttttgaactaggcaaggaatctttttgacatatttgataaagatatgatccaaaacatttatgagaattttttgggaatttttgaaataatagaaatataggttgcttcacaacctagggcaaaaactgccacatggacatgacacataggcaaaactgatgagatggcgcctagtcatcacaacccaccacaatctacaagtcTATGACCATCTAtgttggtcattaacaactagaaattaGGCagtggactagcactgtttgctttatgaccatttcgtgtaaggaaattacgacctttctgaccagaatggtcgcaatggtttaggctttggagccccccgaacagcttttgaccaattggtctgaaatggtcatagatctatgaccaattcttccagggtcactgacaaaaggtcactagttgacatatttcttgtagtgatcacCGTACTGGTCCTAGTcctcctcgttggcgactccatccatttcggcgatgctccttttgcttctcctcacgacaatGCGGCCgggattgatcggatcagttatgaagaaaca is from Triticum aestivum cultivar Chinese Spring chromosome 1B, IWGSC CS RefSeq v2.1, whole genome shotgun sequence and encodes:
- the LOC123106069 gene encoding uncharacterized protein isoform X1; its protein translation is MRELNNLVEDNEINVPNNNQQFISILTGHVNSASYFSMDAASFPSRLPMAACLRPAASAPVPATTPNRHGQRQQSPRRTAVCKCAPWHWGLETCNIEGQQLRAEQLYTEPEVSEQQRATDLFSQKVQRSSFSTSDKVMSSYKFLQKFHTYKTQTE
- the LOC123106069 gene encoding uncharacterized protein isoform X3; the protein is MMFCMQINVPNNNQQFISILTGHVNSASYFSMDAASFPSRLPMAACLRPAASAPVPATTPNRHGQRQQSPRRTAVCKCAPWHWGLETCNIEGQQLRAEQLYTEPEVSEQQRATDLFSQKVQRSSFSTSDKVMSSYKFLQKFHTYKTQTE
- the LOC123106069 gene encoding uncharacterized protein isoform X2, which produces MRELNNLVEDNEINVPNNNQQFISILTGHVNSASYFSMDAASFPSRLPMAACLRPAASAPVPATTPNRHGQRQQSPRRTAVCKCAPWHWGLETCNIEGQQLRAEQLYTEPEVSEQQRATDLFSQKVQRSSFSTSDKVLQLSDEVEARFL